A genomic stretch from Kribbella jejuensis includes:
- a CDS encoding NAD(P)H-binding protein, which yields MHKYLILGGTGTTGRRIAQRLRATGHDVRTAARTAADVRLDLDDPTTWDLDGITAAYLMEPTIRPGGRLARFAEAALARGVRRLVLLSASRASDPSHPLHTAEQVVRSSEEWTILHPNWFAQNFSEGPWRAAVRAGRLALPAGDGRTAFVDADDIADVAVAALTTDGHQGRTYELTGPESITFADAVGYITDAGHPVEYVPIDPATYVEEQVAQGVPRSGAELLAGILAAFDGAPTTDVQQALDRPATSFRAFVRNADWS from the coding sequence ATGCACAAATACCTGATCCTCGGCGGCACCGGTACCACCGGGCGTCGTATCGCCCAGCGTCTCCGCGCGACCGGCCACGACGTCCGTACGGCGGCCCGCACCGCAGCCGACGTACGACTCGACCTCGACGACCCCACGACCTGGGACCTCGATGGCATCACGGCCGCCTACCTGATGGAACCGACCATCCGTCCCGGCGGCCGGCTCGCCCGGTTCGCCGAGGCCGCGCTCGCCCGCGGCGTACGACGGCTCGTCCTGCTCTCGGCGTCCCGCGCTTCCGACCCCAGCCATCCCCTCCACACCGCCGAACAGGTTGTGCGTAGCTCGGAAGAGTGGACCATCCTGCACCCCAACTGGTTCGCGCAGAACTTCAGCGAAGGGCCGTGGCGGGCCGCGGTCCGGGCCGGCAGGCTCGCCCTGCCGGCCGGTGACGGACGGACCGCGTTCGTCGATGCCGACGACATCGCCGACGTCGCGGTCGCGGCACTCACCACCGACGGGCACCAAGGCCGGACCTACGAGCTGACAGGCCCCGAATCCATCACGTTCGCCGACGCCGTCGGCTACATCACCGACGCCGGGCATCCGGTCGAATACGTTCCGATCGACCCGGCCACCTACGTCGAGGAGCAAGTGGCGCAAGGCGTTCCGCGATCCGGTGCCGAGCTGCTCGCCGGCATTCTCGCGGCGTTCGACGGCGCGCC
- a CDS encoding AraC family transcriptional regulator yields the protein MDVLSDLLQRAQATDALVRQIIARGPWSVTYADVPSLSVVATLGGSACLRLDDGVPRMLQAGDIALVTGVGSYMIADSPETPPSYVIRGGQKYTLDGKPVEWREYLAPRTYGDGLPGATTMVRGAYDLCGGAGERLLALLPPLAVVPATPSTTPALDLLTTEVAREEPGQDAVLRRLLDFVLVLALRAWCAETELPSWYQALSVPGIGDALRVMHEDPAHHWTVAELAAKVGLARATFAARFTKLVGQPPLTYLTGWRMTVAADRLRDTTDPVATIARQVGYEDPFAFSVAFKRIYKQSPTSWRGGESLH from the coding sequence GTGGACGTTCTGAGCGACCTGTTGCAGCGGGCGCAGGCGACCGATGCGCTGGTCCGGCAGATCATCGCCCGCGGGCCGTGGTCCGTGACGTACGCCGACGTACCGTCGCTGTCGGTTGTCGCGACTCTTGGGGGCAGTGCCTGCCTGCGGCTAGACGACGGCGTACCGCGGATGCTGCAGGCCGGGGACATCGCGCTGGTGACGGGTGTGGGCAGCTACATGATTGCCGACAGTCCTGAGACACCACCGTCGTACGTGATCCGTGGCGGGCAGAAGTACACGCTGGACGGGAAACCGGTGGAGTGGCGGGAGTACCTGGCGCCGCGGACGTACGGCGACGGTCTGCCGGGGGCGACCACGATGGTGCGAGGTGCGTACGACCTCTGTGGCGGAGCGGGCGAGCGCCTGCTGGCACTACTACCTCCGCTGGCGGTGGTGCCCGCGACACCGAGCACCACGCCGGCCTTGGATCTCTTGACCACCGAGGTTGCCCGGGAAGAGCCAGGACAGGACGCCGTACTGCGCAGGCTGCTCGACTTCGTGCTGGTACTGGCACTGCGAGCCTGGTGCGCCGAGACCGAGCTTCCGTCGTGGTACCAGGCGCTGTCGGTTCCCGGTATCGGCGACGCACTACGCGTGATGCATGAAGATCCGGCTCACCACTGGACGGTCGCCGAACTCGCAGCAAAGGTAGGCCTCGCCCGTGCGACCTTCGCCGCCCGCTTCACCAAGCTGGTCGGCCAACCACCGCTGACCTACCTGACCGGTTGGCGGATGACGGTGGCGGCCGACCGGCTTCGTGACACCACGGACCCTGTGGCCACCATCGCGCGGCAGGTCGGCTACGAAGATCCGTTCGCCTTCAGTGTTGCCTTCAAACGGATCTACAAGCAGTCCCCGACCAGCTGGCGAGGCGGGGAGTCACTGCACTAG
- a CDS encoding neutral zinc metallopeptidase — MSSPYGYGSQQQGQQQGPRPLGPPPGVLPPPQAAQWPPQQGHAQQWQQYGGPGHFNGFQPPPRRNSSFRLVLLGFSLLVFIGIAAAIMAVVLWTSGGTTTANGPDEPAVTGPSIVPSPTTNPQKGSAEDYLLNAEVYHTGPLPEQNCPAANLGSGGLAAQKVYYQRLFKCLNDAWRPIFHQLGQDKPDPGLVVFDKPVQTACGNFEPLSGRVLAFYCYGNQIMYVDVKQMDRAFGPQEDLAYLMTIAHEYGHHVQGVTGLFYARAVYLQDHPDQKLESSRRNELQASCFGGVFSRAVAKSYPLTNRLDEFKEQSSNSFGESPDTPQDERTHGLATSQGFWIQNGFNVGENKACDTFAVPANLVQ, encoded by the coding sequence GTGAGCAGCCCGTACGGCTACGGTTCCCAGCAGCAGGGCCAGCAGCAAGGGCCCCGGCCGCTAGGCCCGCCGCCTGGTGTCCTGCCACCACCGCAGGCAGCGCAGTGGCCCCCACAGCAGGGCCACGCACAGCAGTGGCAGCAGTACGGCGGCCCTGGTCACTTCAACGGCTTCCAGCCGCCACCGAGGCGGAACAGCTCGTTCCGCCTTGTGCTGCTCGGTTTCTCTTTGCTCGTGTTCATCGGTATCGCCGCCGCGATCATGGCGGTCGTTCTGTGGACCAGTGGTGGGACCACGACGGCGAACGGCCCTGACGAGCCCGCGGTGACCGGTCCGTCGATCGTGCCGTCTCCGACCACCAACCCGCAGAAGGGTTCCGCCGAGGACTACCTGCTGAACGCGGAGGTCTACCACACCGGCCCTCTGCCCGAGCAGAACTGTCCTGCGGCCAACCTGGGCTCAGGCGGTCTTGCCGCACAGAAGGTGTACTACCAGCGACTCTTCAAGTGCCTGAACGACGCGTGGCGCCCGATCTTCCACCAGCTCGGGCAGGACAAGCCCGACCCGGGCCTCGTCGTCTTCGACAAGCCAGTGCAGACCGCGTGCGGCAACTTCGAGCCACTGTCCGGCCGGGTGCTCGCGTTCTACTGCTACGGCAACCAGATCATGTACGTCGACGTGAAACAGATGGACCGTGCGTTCGGGCCGCAGGAGGACCTGGCGTACCTGATGACGATCGCGCACGAGTACGGCCACCACGTCCAGGGCGTGACCGGGCTGTTCTACGCGCGCGCGGTCTACCTGCAGGACCACCCGGACCAGAAGCTGGAGAGCTCACGGCGAAACGAACTGCAGGCCTCCTGCTTCGGCGGCGTGTTCAGCCGGGCGGTCGCGAAGTCGTACCCGCTGACCAACCGGCTGGACGAGTTCAAGGAACAGTCGAGCAACAGCTTCGGCGAGTCCCCCGACACCCCGCAGGACGAGCGCACCCACGGCCTCGCCACCAGCCAGGGCTTCTGGATCCAGAACGGCTTCAACGTCGGCGAGAACAAGGCCTGCGACACCTTCGCGGTTCCGGCGAACCTAGTGCAGTGA
- a CDS encoding DUF2207 domain-containing protein, giving the protein MSPKRRLVPAALLICLTAPVAGLFVALSPLSAQAAVRADDQITAYTADATLTKDGKLQVRESVDLTPGGTTFSRTLSTRVRSDSERDRTYDITDVSATVNGQPAQGFQNQGIDDGRKLTLNVSGQSKIVYSYTVDNVVADSVDGREVSWPVVQGFGVAIPAAKLNISVPFATWVTCFAGRTGSSMPCTTSQLGESAELEIQQNGVPAAGRVTFLTGLSDQANVQPNAKYSTRWTLGRAFTADSTTVGLAVLVFGIGLLGSVALWFFRGRDAAKVGHGAPERPVLDGSDGPQFAAPDGIRPGQVGTVVDESADVVDITATLLDLAVRNYLTIVEQPRDSHFGKLDWELRRLHPGGPELLAYEKALLDAVFADGDTVLVSALGPSLRPRLNLVREQLYADVVTQGWFNNRPDAVRNRWTTAGVVLLGAGVVLTIVLAIVSKFGLVGFAVMAAGLVLALVGQAAPARTARGAAVLGRVAGLQHYLANESSADLPESHRLEFASRCLPYAAVLGLTEKWALEIAATDDDDDPDAGIGWYSGPENWHLSDIGESLSNFVTSFGGTLTTARRLFS; this is encoded by the coding sequence ATGTCACCGAAGCGCCGCCTCGTCCCGGCTGCCCTGCTGATCTGTTTGACTGCCCCGGTCGCAGGCCTGTTCGTTGCCCTCAGCCCGCTGTCCGCGCAGGCGGCCGTCCGTGCCGACGACCAGATCACGGCCTACACGGCGGACGCGACCCTGACCAAGGACGGCAAGCTGCAGGTCAGGGAGTCCGTCGACCTGACCCCTGGCGGTACGACGTTCAGCCGGACGCTGTCGACCCGGGTCCGGTCCGACTCCGAGCGCGACCGCACGTACGACATCACCGACGTGTCCGCCACGGTGAACGGGCAGCCGGCGCAGGGCTTCCAGAACCAGGGCATAGACGACGGCCGCAAGCTGACGCTGAACGTCTCCGGGCAGTCCAAGATCGTCTACAGCTATACGGTGGACAACGTGGTCGCCGACTCGGTCGACGGCCGCGAGGTGAGCTGGCCGGTCGTGCAGGGTTTCGGGGTGGCGATCCCCGCGGCGAAGCTGAACATCAGCGTCCCGTTCGCGACCTGGGTGACCTGCTTCGCCGGCCGTACCGGCTCGAGCATGCCGTGCACGACCTCGCAGCTGGGGGAGTCCGCCGAGCTGGAGATCCAGCAGAACGGCGTACCGGCCGCGGGGCGGGTGACGTTCCTGACCGGGCTCAGTGACCAGGCCAACGTCCAGCCGAACGCGAAGTACTCGACCCGCTGGACGCTCGGACGGGCCTTCACCGCCGACTCGACCACCGTCGGGCTTGCGGTGCTCGTGTTCGGGATCGGGTTGCTCGGCTCGGTCGCTCTGTGGTTCTTCCGCGGCCGGGACGCCGCAAAGGTCGGCCACGGCGCGCCGGAGCGACCGGTCCTCGACGGCAGCGACGGGCCGCAGTTCGCCGCGCCGGATGGCATCCGCCCCGGTCAGGTCGGCACCGTGGTGGACGAATCGGCCGACGTCGTCGACATCACCGCGACCCTGCTGGACCTTGCCGTACGCAACTACCTGACGATCGTCGAGCAGCCGCGGGACTCGCACTTCGGCAAGCTGGACTGGGAGCTGCGGCGGTTGCACCCGGGCGGTCCGGAGCTGCTCGCGTACGAGAAGGCCTTGCTGGACGCAGTGTTCGCGGACGGCGACACGGTCCTCGTCTCCGCGCTCGGCCCGTCGCTGCGGCCGCGGCTCAACCTGGTCCGCGAGCAGCTGTACGCCGACGTCGTGACGCAGGGCTGGTTCAACAACCGGCCCGACGCGGTCCGCAACCGTTGGACGACGGCCGGCGTGGTCCTGCTCGGCGCGGGCGTCGTACTGACGATCGTGCTGGCAATCGTCAGCAAGTTCGGGCTGGTCGGGTTCGCGGTGATGGCGGCTGGTCTGGTGCTCGCGCTCGTCGGTCAGGCGGCGCCGGCTCGCACAGCGCGCGGTGCCGCCGTACTGGGCCGGGTGGCCGGTCTGCAGCACTACCTGGCCAACGAGTCCTCAGCGGATCTGCCGGAAAGCCACCGGCTCGAGTTCGCGTCCCGCTGCTTGCCGTACGCCGCTGTCCTCGGGCTGACCGAGAAGTGGGCACTGGAGATCGCCGCCACCGATGACGACGACGACCCGGACGCCGGCATCGGCTGGTACTCCGGACCGGAGAACTGGCACCTGTCCGACATCGGTGAGTCGCTGAGCAACTTCGTCACGTCCTTCGGCGGGACGCTGACCACCGCGCGCCGGCTGTTCAGCTGA
- a CDS encoding neutral zinc metallopeptidase → MGRPVQQAPTWQYPPIPIPQPPGGRRRKKKKLTRPILIGIVVLAVLVLGTGITLIVRSIGGGEAEAKQSPTAPVSQTPSETPSSSPTPTAPRGPTVDEVVKGSRLYTIGPVAASKCAEPPFAPVTVPAAQQYYNRLLPCLNRTWWLAMKKANLPFRNPKAVVYVGKLSSPCGMQRSVRAAYCPANETIYLPFTVDNKAYTRNPVYARAIMLNTFAHEYGHHLQKLSGILASSLTRQKSMSPNQQLTESRRRELQATCLGAVYLGANAAFIPMSGPLLANWKVLIAHMGDDYARPRVHDHGNRVSNYQWSITGYNNKKPDSCNTFTAADVRVN, encoded by the coding sequence ATGGGCCGGCCTGTCCAGCAGGCGCCGACCTGGCAGTACCCACCGATCCCGATTCCGCAGCCTCCGGGCGGGCGGCGGCGCAAGAAGAAGAAGCTGACGCGTCCGATCCTGATCGGCATCGTCGTGCTCGCCGTTCTCGTCCTCGGCACCGGCATCACGCTGATCGTCCGCAGCATCGGCGGCGGTGAGGCCGAGGCCAAGCAGAGCCCGACCGCACCGGTTTCGCAGACCCCGTCCGAGACCCCGTCGTCCTCGCCGACCCCGACGGCCCCGCGCGGCCCGACGGTCGACGAGGTCGTGAAGGGCAGCCGCCTGTACACGATCGGCCCGGTAGCGGCCTCGAAGTGTGCCGAGCCGCCGTTCGCGCCCGTCACGGTCCCGGCCGCGCAGCAGTACTACAACCGTCTCCTGCCGTGCCTGAACCGCACCTGGTGGCTGGCGATGAAGAAGGCGAACCTGCCGTTCCGCAACCCGAAGGCGGTTGTGTACGTCGGCAAGCTCTCCTCCCCGTGCGGGATGCAGCGCAGCGTCCGCGCGGCGTACTGCCCGGCGAACGAGACGATCTACCTACCGTTCACGGTCGACAACAAGGCCTACACACGGAACCCGGTGTACGCGCGGGCGATCATGCTGAACACGTTCGCGCACGAGTACGGCCACCACCTGCAGAAGCTGAGCGGGATCCTCGCCTCCTCGCTGACCCGGCAGAAGTCGATGTCGCCGAACCAGCAGCTGACCGAGAGCCGCCGGCGTGAGCTACAGGCGACCTGCCTCGGCGCGGTGTATCTGGGCGCGAACGCGGCGTTCATCCCGATGAGCGGCCCGCTGCTGGCGAACTGGAAGGTGCTGATCGCGCACATGGGCGACGACTACGCGCGTCCGCGGGTGCACGACCACGGCAACCGGGTGAGCAACTACCAGTGGTCGATCACGGGCTACAACAACAAGAAGCCCGACTCCTGCAACACGTTCACCGCAGCCGACGTACGCGTCAACTAG
- a CDS encoding neutral zinc metallopeptidase, whose amino-acid sequence MLLFVLVVGVTALKVVSSALKGHDSSYAEPTTTSSYSPTVSTQPTEAPSTANVPTAQPTTATTQPPRPTASRSTTTSRPTTNPGPTDSDLVLKNSLYRAGVMRSVRCRESSARPSTVAGAKANYRNLVGCLNRAWAPMVAKAGGRFRAPNVLVFSGSVSSPCGTHYDSNPPFFCGTNDTIYMNLTEDMGNYNRYPQSYQKIWARMWMLHQFAHEYGHHVQNNMGILQAYARIRYERPNYAMELQDSRRLELQASCFSDIFIGANRNSYPVTGQAQYQWRWLIGHVTDLNNDHGDANNHQYWALRGYNARDPRVCNTWAASAAKVQ is encoded by the coding sequence GTGCTGCTGTTCGTCCTTGTCGTCGGGGTCACTGCGCTGAAGGTGGTGTCGTCGGCGCTGAAGGGACACGACTCGTCATACGCCGAGCCGACCACCACGTCGTCGTACAGCCCGACCGTGTCGACTCAGCCGACCGAGGCTCCTTCTACGGCGAACGTACCGACCGCGCAGCCGACCACGGCGACTACACAGCCGCCACGGCCGACGGCCAGCCGGTCTACGACGACCAGTCGCCCTACGACGAATCCGGGGCCGACCGACAGTGACCTGGTGCTCAAGAACAGCCTGTACCGGGCCGGGGTGATGAGGTCGGTGCGCTGCAGGGAGTCCAGCGCACGGCCGAGCACCGTTGCCGGGGCGAAGGCGAACTACCGGAACCTGGTGGGCTGTCTGAACAGGGCGTGGGCGCCGATGGTCGCCAAGGCCGGCGGACGGTTCCGGGCGCCGAACGTACTCGTGTTCAGCGGGTCGGTGTCGTCACCGTGTGGTACGCACTACGACTCGAACCCGCCGTTCTTCTGCGGTACCAACGACACGATCTACATGAACCTCACCGAGGACATGGGGAACTACAACCGCTACCCGCAGAGCTACCAGAAGATCTGGGCGCGGATGTGGATGCTGCACCAGTTCGCCCACGAGTATGGGCACCACGTGCAGAACAACATGGGGATTTTGCAGGCGTACGCGCGGATCCGGTACGAGCGGCCGAACTACGCGATGGAGCTGCAGGACAGCCGCCGGCTCGAACTGCAGGCGTCGTGCTTCTCCGACATCTTCATCGGGGCGAACCGGAACAGCTACCCCGTCACCGGGCAGGCGCAGTACCAGTGGCGGTGGCTGATCGGCCACGTCACCGACCTGAACAACGACCACGGCGACGCCAACAACCACCAGTACTGGGCCCTGCGGGGCTACAACGCCCGCGACCCCCGCGTCTGCAACACCTGGGCGGCGTCCGCGGCGAAGGTCCAGTAG
- a CDS encoding DUF2207 domain-containing protein, with protein MRLRLLGLSLCALGLLGLTAVPAGAAGASATADPVVTNYDSQVRVERDGLLRVAETWKLSNVNGTFTRFIVTRDHLPDDIDHVQEIGDLQVKAGGQDKKAEVKTDGDVTSIAVPDVTSSTTQLDFTYTVKGAVSKTLDGTEVQFAPLTGISIPIQNVNTVFSVPDVSHVACFAGPVNSNVPCSLAQIGETAGPTFEQTQLPPGNTIRMIVGFPKDQIAANSIIEYRHTFKRAFSTDTAQLITALLVLLLGAIALAVLYRLRGRDQIDPRRVVPASLFSLGADARIDFTPPSDLRPGEVGTLIDERIDPVDVTATIIDLAVRGHITITELEHNTEFARPDWELRRVTNAPAEELQRYENVLIRAIFGDADSVLVSELGKQVRENLAQVQDALYDDVVKRGWFTERPDRTRSLWATIGIGTTVVGVIATVLLALFSTWGLLGIAITLVGVGLLVVGRYMPAKAPAAGRVLGQVAAIRGELLEMDVSELPTDQHAELCSRALPYAVVLGGSERWIDALVATDTTPDEADEGFPWYHGPSGWHLQYLPDSLRNLTTNLTGALFAR; from the coding sequence ATGCGTCTACGTCTCCTCGGGCTCTCCCTGTGTGCCCTCGGCCTGCTCGGCCTGACCGCGGTCCCCGCGGGCGCGGCCGGTGCCAGTGCGACCGCCGACCCGGTGGTCACGAACTACGACAGTCAGGTCCGGGTGGAACGCGACGGCCTGCTCCGGGTCGCGGAGACCTGGAAGCTGAGCAACGTGAACGGGACCTTCACCCGGTTCATCGTCACCCGGGACCACCTGCCGGACGACATCGACCACGTGCAGGAGATCGGCGACCTGCAGGTGAAGGCCGGCGGCCAGGACAAGAAGGCCGAGGTGAAGACCGACGGCGACGTCACGTCGATCGCCGTACCGGACGTCACCAGCAGTACGACGCAGCTCGACTTCACCTACACCGTCAAGGGTGCGGTCTCGAAGACCCTGGACGGTACCGAGGTGCAGTTCGCGCCGCTGACCGGGATCAGCATCCCGATCCAGAACGTGAACACGGTCTTCAGCGTCCCGGACGTCTCGCACGTGGCCTGCTTCGCCGGACCGGTGAACAGCAACGTGCCGTGTTCGCTGGCGCAGATCGGTGAGACGGCCGGTCCGACGTTCGAGCAGACCCAGCTGCCGCCGGGCAACACGATCCGGATGATCGTCGGGTTCCCGAAGGACCAGATCGCGGCGAACTCGATCATCGAGTACCGGCACACCTTCAAGCGGGCGTTCTCCACCGACACGGCCCAGCTGATCACCGCGCTGCTGGTGCTGCTGCTCGGCGCGATCGCGCTCGCCGTCCTGTACCGGCTGCGCGGCCGCGACCAGATCGACCCGCGTCGCGTCGTCCCGGCGTCGCTGTTCAGCCTCGGCGCCGACGCGCGGATCGACTTCACGCCGCCGTCGGACCTGCGTCCGGGTGAGGTCGGCACGCTGATCGACGAGCGGATCGATCCGGTCGACGTGACCGCGACGATCATCGACCTCGCGGTCCGCGGGCACATCACGATCACCGAGCTGGAGCACAACACCGAGTTCGCGCGCCCCGACTGGGAGCTGCGCCGGGTCACCAACGCGCCGGCGGAGGAGCTCCAGCGGTACGAGAACGTGCTGATCCGGGCGATCTTCGGCGACGCCGACTCGGTCCTGGTCTCCGAGCTCGGCAAGCAGGTCCGCGAGAACCTCGCCCAGGTCCAGGACGCGCTCTACGACGATGTCGTGAAGCGCGGCTGGTTCACCGAGCGTCCCGACCGGACCCGCTCGCTGTGGGCGACGATCGGCATCGGGACGACAGTGGTCGGCGTGATCGCGACCGTCCTGCTGGCACTGTTCTCGACGTGGGGCCTGCTCGGGATCGCGATCACCCTGGTCGGTGTCGGCCTGCTCGTGGTCGGCCGCTACATGCCGGCCAAGGCCCCGGCCGCCGGTCGGGTCCTCGGGCAGGTCGCCGCGATCCGCGGTGAGCTGCTGGAGATGGACGTCAGCGAGCTGCCGACCGACCAGCACGCGGAGCTGTGCTCCCGTGCCCTTCCGTACGCCGTCGTGCTCGGCGGCTCGGAGCGCTGGATCGACGCACTGGTCGCGACCGACACCACGCCGGACGAGGCGGACGAAGGCTTCCCCTGGTACCACGGCCCGAGCGGCTGGCACCTGCAGTACCTGCCGGACTCGCTCCGCAATCTCACCACGAACCTGACGGGCGCACTGTTCGCCCGCTGA
- a CDS encoding peptidase C39 family protein, translating to MTSARTVTALMLGAVVLSAGTLPSEAVKVASSRQIAYRTWTSSADFLAGEQHGTTVADGALTFGTSTGTTSYVDPFGDGSAKSYDQTSWISPHVSTGFGLTELVASWNASTPPGTWVEVSLAGTTNLGTATKWYVLGRWSGGDDTAAGDIHRTSVPSQGDADGSVAVDTFQAATGKWLDQWQLKVTLYRLTGTTQSPTVRSVGAMASQLPSDKKVAASPLGGAEGLVLDVPTYSQETHIGQYPQWDGGGEAWCSATSTAMVLDYWGAGPTAAETAWVDPSYTDPQVDHSARSVFDYAYDGAGNWPFNTAYAGSRGVDAFVTRLRSLTEAEQFIKAGIPLVASLSFKKGDLPGAGYGTNGHLMVIVGFDQNGNVVVNDPASHLIASNDQVRTTYDRASFENAWVPHSGGLVYVIHPAGTALPAPSGPQHNW from the coding sequence ATGACCTCCGCCCGTACTGTCACCGCCCTGATGCTCGGGGCGGTCGTGCTCAGCGCCGGCACGCTGCCGAGCGAAGCCGTGAAGGTCGCGTCGTCGCGGCAGATCGCCTACCGGACCTGGACGTCGTCCGCCGACTTCCTGGCCGGTGAACAGCACGGCACGACCGTTGCCGACGGCGCCCTCACGTTCGGCACCTCCACCGGCACCACGTCGTACGTCGATCCGTTCGGCGACGGCTCCGCGAAGTCGTACGACCAGACCAGCTGGATCTCGCCGCACGTCAGCACCGGCTTCGGCCTGACGGAGCTGGTCGCGTCCTGGAACGCCAGTACCCCGCCCGGCACCTGGGTCGAGGTGTCGTTGGCCGGCACCACGAACCTCGGCACGGCCACCAAGTGGTACGTGCTCGGCCGCTGGTCCGGCGGCGACGACACCGCCGCAGGTGACATCCACCGGACCTCGGTACCGAGCCAGGGCGACGCCGACGGATCCGTTGCCGTCGACACCTTTCAGGCCGCCACCGGCAAGTGGCTGGACCAGTGGCAGCTCAAGGTGACGCTGTACCGGCTGACCGGTACGACGCAGTCGCCGACGGTCCGCTCCGTCGGGGCGATGGCCTCCCAGCTGCCGTCGGACAAGAAGGTTGCCGCGAGCCCCCTCGGTGGCGCGGAAGGCCTGGTCCTCGACGTACCGACGTACTCGCAGGAGACCCACATCGGCCAGTACCCGCAGTGGGACGGCGGCGGTGAGGCGTGGTGCTCCGCGACCTCGACCGCGATGGTGCTCGACTACTGGGGCGCCGGGCCGACCGCGGCCGAGACCGCCTGGGTCGATCCGTCGTACACCGATCCACAGGTCGACCACTCGGCGCGGTCGGTGTTCGACTACGCGTACGACGGCGCGGGCAACTGGCCGTTCAACACGGCGTACGCCGGGTCTCGTGGCGTGGACGCCTTCGTGACGCGGCTGCGGTCGCTGACCGAGGCGGAACAGTTCATCAAGGCCGGGATCCCACTGGTGGCTTCGCTGTCGTTCAAGAAGGGCGACCTGCCCGGAGCCGGGTACGGGACGAACGGGCACCTGATGGTGATCGTCGGGTTCGACCAGAACGGCAATGTGGTCGTCAACGACCCTGCCTCGCATCTGATCGCCAGCAACGACCAGGTGCGGACGACGTACGACCGGGCCTCCTTCGAGAACGCCTGGGTGCCGCACTCGGGCGGACTGGTCTACGTCATCCACCCGGCGGGCACGGCTCTTCCTGCGCCTTCGGGCCCGCAACACAACTGGTAG
- a CDS encoding GNAT family N-acetyltransferase, with amino-acid sequence MTYSLPIETDRLILRRYVENDYDDLLKLQSNPDVTRFLLYDVRTPEQVQEALTGRLADVPMDSDGQALTVAVILRDTGRHLGEVTLFLNSTEHRTGEIGYVFHPESHGHGYAAEAAVELLRLGFEELGLHRIIARLDARNDGSVKLLNRLGLRQEAHFVKNEYLKGEWTDELVFAMLFDEWNKRS; translated from the coding sequence GTGACCTACTCGCTGCCGATCGAGACCGACCGCCTGATCCTTCGACGCTACGTCGAGAACGACTACGACGACCTGCTCAAGCTGCAGTCGAACCCGGACGTCACACGCTTCCTGCTGTACGACGTACGGACGCCCGAGCAGGTCCAGGAGGCCCTCACCGGCAGGCTGGCCGATGTCCCCATGGACAGCGACGGTCAAGCGCTCACCGTCGCCGTCATCCTGCGGGACACCGGCCGGCACCTGGGTGAGGTGACGCTGTTCCTGAACAGCACCGAGCACCGCACCGGTGAGATCGGGTACGTCTTCCATCCCGAGTCACACGGCCACGGGTACGCCGCTGAGGCCGCGGTCGAACTGCTGCGCCTGGGCTTCGAAGAGCTCGGCCTGCACCGGATCATCGCCCGGCTGGACGCGCGCAACGACGGATCGGTGAAGCTGCTGAACCGCCTCGGCCTGCGCCAGGAGGCGCACTTCGTGAAGAACGAGTACCTGAAGGGCGAGTGGACCGACGAACTGGTGTTCGCGATGCTCTTCGATGAATGGAACAAGCGTTCGTAA
- a CDS encoding lysozyme, which yields MGWTQNKTTTGAGANGTASPMSTTAVVEGIDVASYQGNVDWAYWWGQGKRFAYVKATEGTSYKNPYFAQQYNGSYNVGMIRGAYHFATPNTSSGATQAGYFASSGGGWSRDGKTLPGALDIEYNPYGATCYGLSQSSMVSWIRDFLNTYKSRTGRDAVIYTNLDWWSTCTGNTTAFNSTNPLWVARYSSSVGTLPGGWPFYTFWQWTSSPIDQSHFNGDYSRLQALANG from the coding sequence ATGGGCTGGACGCAGAACAAGACCACCACCGGAGCCGGCGCCAACGGCACGGCGTCGCCGATGAGCACCACAGCTGTTGTCGAAGGCATCGACGTCGCCAGCTACCAGGGCAACGTCGACTGGGCCTACTGGTGGGGTCAAGGCAAGCGGTTCGCGTACGTGAAGGCGACCGAAGGCACGTCGTACAAGAACCCGTACTTCGCTCAGCAGTACAACGGGTCCTACAACGTCGGCATGATCCGCGGCGCCTACCACTTCGCCACGCCGAACACCTCCAGTGGCGCCACCCAGGCCGGCTACTTCGCGAGCAGTGGTGGCGGCTGGTCCCGGGACGGCAAGACGCTGCCGGGAGCGCTCGACATCGAGTACAACCCGTACGGCGCGACCTGCTACGGCCTGAGCCAGTCCTCGATGGTCAGCTGGATCCGGGACTTCCTCAACACCTATAAGTCCCGCACCGGACGGGACGCGGTGATCTACACGAACCTGGACTGGTGGAGCACCTGCACGGGCAACACCACCGCGTTCAACTCGACCAACCCGCTGTGGGTCGCGCGCTACTCGTCCTCGGTGGGCACGCTGCCGGGCGGCTGGCCGTTCTACACGTTCTGGCAGTGGACGTCGTCGCCGATCGACCAGAGCCACTTCAACGGCGACTACAGCCGCCTGCAGGCACTCGCCAACGGCTAA